The Corylus avellana chromosome ca11, CavTom2PMs-1.0 genome contains the following window.
TAAGTATTCCCATGAAAATTTTTCTTATGAAGAGAAAcaccttttcttttcaaaaaaaaaagagagaagaataactatttcttGAGGAATTCAatgtgtttttcaaaaaaaaaaaaaaaaacccttctttttgcaaaacctaaataaaaaaattattattcaacaaaaaaaaaaaaaacgtataacattttttatataagtgGTCGATCACCCTAGCAGAACCATGAGGTCCCCTTATGACTTGAGGGTAGTCTTGGCCACCCCAAGTGTCACCAGGGTGGCCACACAACCCCTGAAGCTCCTCAAGGTCTACCACCAAGGGAAGAAATTAGAGAGTAGCCGGTAAGGGCCATGACCCCTTCCTCGATCTTTTTAgttacaaatttatatataaatatatagttaCAATGATTATGTATGTATATAAggttaaatatttatctataGCTAAAAAAGTTTTCTTAAAATACTTATATATAGTCAAgtgtgtgcatatatatatatatatatatatacacatatagaTTTGTCTAAAAATGAAGTTTGACTAGACTGTGGTTGCCCCGACATTTTCCATGGTTTCGTGTTGTATATATTTAGTTTGTTATCCCGTTCTCTTCAATGGGGTTGGACGTGGCCTCATTTGGTCCAAAAATGATAATGATTGTGTAGAATACGCATGCAGAAATAATAGGGTCATAAAGTGCAGAGCTGTTAGCACCACAATCCCTCCACTATCTCTTTCATCAACTCACAAAATTCTGAAACACTTGTGTTTTCTTCCTAACTACTTTGGTCCCCCTTATAATTGTGAATCCTTCGACGTCACTTTTTTGACGTTATTGCATGCCTTggtcaactctctctctctctctctattatagaagaagaagaagaagaaagtgaaatAGACCTTGAAGCCCTCTTCCACGAGATTGGTTGGCTCATGGCTGCCCCAGAATATTATAAATGGATtctaatattaaataattaagcttACATTACAATAAACATAAAAAGCTTAATTTTTCCGTGTGAACATCAAGACTTGAAGGAAAACataaagttttgttttctttaatgtttttttgagagcattttttattttttgtttgaaaaaaatgtatttatgtGACATGAAAGTCAAATTAcctagtttttaaaattttgtgagtgttttaagttatttgttaatatttttgttttgaaaggAGGACCAAGAGAgagctaacaaaaaaaaaaaaaaatggttatcaAACCATCtcatttttggtgttttatcATCTTATTTTCTGTAATAATCTTACCGCATTTATCAATTTGAAATATTATAcgtttttattatgattttttttataaattgacatgACAATTCACGTGATATTTATAACATAAGCACAATCAAATTTAACTGTTAAGTGAATAATAAGGTGtgatataaaattcaaaagaagagaaaaagaaagtgataatGCATTGTGTTAATGCACATGCAtgcccttcttttttcttttttcatatccactcttttgtttctctttcttctttttctttgtcgaGCTAGTCATACCCTAGTTGGTCTTTGAGCGATCAAATTGCCACCTAATTTTGCTCAAGCATAATGTCATTTCATCTCAAGTACATCCTTTTGAGTACGACATTCTACGGATCAAGTACTTCTAGAACCAGGCTGTTCATGAGAAAGCTTATGCATAAAAGGAAGAGTACTGTAtaaatatagagagagagatcatatgCTTATATCGAACTAATAATACACAGAGAGTAAAGTGTTGGTGCAACTGCAAATTAAACGTTTCACACACATCTAAAACTAAGAAATCTCATTATCAAACAAAGGGTACTCAAGGAGAAGCTCAGGCCAAGCGAAAGGAGCCACTCCTCCATAGCTTGAAGTACTGCATGCATCGCCTAAATTGCTCATGGGTGGAGCCACAGAAGGAGATGGAGTGCTTGAAGATGAAGCAAGCCATTGAGAATTATTGGGAGAGCTTAATTCCCCTTGGTTAAACCCTGTCAACTCATGAGGTGGAGCTTgaacaataatattattatcaTTCTTTAATGGTGATTGCAAGTCAGGCAAATGAAGGAAAGGAATTGAATCATCATGGAGTATTGGTTGAAGGGTGGAAGTTCCAAGACCAAAGTCTTGATCTTTCATTGAAGAAAGTGAGCTCAAAAGGTTATAAATAGTACTAGTCTCTGAAGACATGTCATGAGAGAAAGTAGTACTATTTAAGTTGCTTGTGGAAGAAGGTAGAGGAGGGTGGAGGAGAGTTTGAAGGTATTGAAGCGTAGCCATTTGAGCAGCCTCTGCAGCTTGAAGCCTCACAGCCTGTTCTTCCCATGAGTGGTGCTCCATAAGCTCTTTCAAATTAGCCAGGGCTATAAGGTGAGGCAAGCTTGAGAAGATGTCGGTTCGAGGCCTGTGAGTCATGGGATCAAAACCCATCTGAATAagctttttcttcaaatgggtgTTCCAGAAATTCTTGATTTCATTGTCCGTCCGACCAGGCAGGTGGCCTGCGATTGCCGACCATCTGcagaggaaaaaattaaaaaagagaggttgttagaatatattctgatattCACTAGTTGATCTAtatttccttatatatatatatatatatattgacaaaagATAtcattcataatatatatatatatatatattccaattaTAAAGCAAATGGATATTGGTGAAAATTACTTGTTGCCAAGAACGGCATGGAGATTCAGAAttgtttgttcttcttcttgggAAAATTTCCCTCTCTTGATGTCAGGCCTTAAGTAGTTGGTCCATCTTAATCTGCAGCTCTTCCCACATCTGTTGAGCCCTGTAAAAagcacaaagaagactcaattgagagatcagagagagagagagagagaagagagagttGGGAGAGGTGTACTCATGGATATATATCTCCATACCTGCAAGTTTGGGAAGGGCTCTCCAGCTTCCATGTCCATGTTTTTGGATATATTTGACAAGCTTTTGATCTTCTTCAGGTGTCCAAGGGCCTTTCTTGAGGCCACTGTCGTCATTAGAAGGAGGCCTTCCCATTTTGACTTTCtatgatcttcttctttttgccGTCCTTAAATCCAACCTTGATCTTAAGATTGGATTGCCTTCCTTAAATCCAACCTAAAACTCCCCAGCTTTCTattccatatatatacacactctTTGCTCTTGTTCCCAGGCCATACTTAATGAAGGCGGCTGACGTGCTTGCTTCCCATTTGCTAAAAAACAACCATATAGATATACCCTTTCTTCTTCCTGCAATGACACTTGTATCCTGCCTTTTCTATCCACTTCCATAATTTGATTGACTTTGTTTTAgcattcttttttaaataacaattaatGTTACttactacaattttattttgtaactATTATATAGTATAATGTTGAGTTGATAGTTTCAATTAACTTGAGATacttaattataagataaaaaatgtattttctaacattattcttagttaaatactttttttaatatatatgatttgtttTCTTATCAAATAGTCACATTGGTTTGTAAAATTATCATAAATAGTACTTGTAGACATCTTATAAACGTATTTGACATTTTCATTCATGTTGTGTCCAATAACTTAATAGCATACCACGTCAAGTCTACTCACAATATGATAAGTGTCTCCCATGTGCCACAAatcaacattattttaaaatgaaaaaataact
Protein-coding sequences here:
- the LOC132166112 gene encoding transcription factor MYB93-like — encoded protein: MGRPPSNDDSGLKKGPWTPEEDQKLVKYIQKHGHGSWRALPKLAGLNRCGKSCRLRWTNYLRPDIKRGKFSQEEEQTILNLHAVLGNKWSAIAGHLPGRTDNEIKNFWNTHLKKKLIQMGFDPMTHRPRTDIFSSLPHLIALANLKELMEHHSWEEQAVRLQAAEAAQMATLQYLQTLLHPPLPSSTSNLNSTTFSHDMSSETSTIYNLLSSLSSMKDQDFGLGTSTLQPILHDDSIPFLHLPDLQSPLKNDNNIIVQAPPHELTGFNQGELSSPNNSQWLASSSSTPSPSVAPPMSNLGDACSTSSYGGVAPFAWPELLLEYPLFDNEIS